The following coding sequences lie in one Mesorhizobium sp. NZP2298 genomic window:
- a CDS encoding diguanylate cyclase, giving the protein MGSPWSELLANLAVVAMFVSVWIHTHVWLDRSPAAIKAAAFGLLMGAGAIILMLTPMQLQPGVLVDLRATMIAVAGFFGGPVAGIVAGVMAGAFRSFEGGVGALAGAVGIAATMLVGIAGNLALRGRSPGMGDIMILGAATACGSLLGLSVLPQPVVQTVLPKVVFPSTLLIFVSVAMSGLAIYQERRRLEALQSRRIFKAVVETLPDCLNVKDLDGRFIAANPATAELMQAADAKALIGKTDFDFYPAETAQEFREDELAVLASGVSSTIEQRLHHEDGTDAWLATLKAPFRDRTGAIIGLITHNRDITQRKQLETELAESQARLGDALTQMADGLVMFDPEDRLVLCNAQYRALFPKTADIRVPGANHRDILRASAARGESVTPPDAVEEWIADVMAMQTVANHRQVRFADGRWLDVRTRPTGDGGSLSVFSDITEAKQVEAELLAANEKLNLLAHRDGLTELLTRRAFDDALAREFGRGRRTMAPLSLLIIDVDRFKRFNDQYGHPAGDECLRAVSRCIDATARRPGDSAARYGGEEFALILPETDARGAFIIAETLRGKVRDLGLAHAGSEKGIVTVSIGVGTFDGSADIEIADLLRRADEALYGAKAAGRDRVHGWRPHLSEPRATGS; this is encoded by the coding sequence ATGGGTTCGCCCTGGTCCGAACTGCTGGCCAATCTCGCGGTCGTTGCGATGTTCGTTTCGGTCTGGATCCACACGCATGTGTGGCTGGACCGCAGCCCGGCCGCGATAAAGGCGGCGGCCTTCGGCCTGCTGATGGGCGCCGGCGCCATCATCCTGATGCTGACGCCCATGCAGTTGCAGCCGGGCGTCCTGGTCGATCTCAGGGCGACGATGATTGCCGTTGCCGGCTTCTTCGGCGGTCCTGTCGCCGGTATCGTCGCGGGGGTGATGGCCGGGGCCTTCCGCTCTTTCGAGGGCGGTGTCGGCGCCTTGGCGGGCGCGGTCGGCATCGCGGCCACCATGCTGGTCGGTATTGCCGGCAACCTTGCGCTCAGGGGCCGTTCGCCCGGCATGGGCGATATCATGATCCTGGGTGCTGCCACCGCATGCGGATCGCTGCTTGGCCTCAGCGTCCTGCCGCAGCCTGTCGTGCAGACGGTTCTGCCGAAAGTGGTGTTTCCCTCCACATTGCTCATCTTTGTCTCCGTGGCGATGTCCGGGCTTGCGATCTACCAGGAGCGGCGGCGCCTCGAAGCGCTGCAGTCGAGGCGCATCTTCAAGGCGGTGGTCGAGACCTTGCCCGACTGCCTCAATGTCAAGGACCTCGATGGACGGTTCATCGCGGCCAATCCCGCAACGGCCGAACTGATGCAGGCGGCTGATGCCAAGGCACTCATCGGCAAGACGGATTTCGACTTCTATCCGGCTGAAACGGCGCAGGAATTCCGCGAGGACGAGCTTGCGGTGCTGGCGTCCGGCGTCTCCTCCACCATCGAACAGCGCCTGCACCATGAGGATGGCACCGATGCCTGGCTGGCGACGCTGAAGGCGCCGTTTCGCGACAGGACCGGCGCCATCATCGGCCTGATCACGCACAATCGCGATATCACCCAGCGCAAGCAGCTGGAGACCGAACTGGCGGAAAGCCAGGCCAGGCTCGGAGACGCGCTGACGCAAATGGCCGACGGCCTGGTGATGTTCGACCCCGAGGACAGGCTGGTGCTGTGCAACGCCCAGTACCGCGCCCTGTTTCCGAAGACGGCCGATATCAGGGTGCCGGGCGCCAACCACCGCGACATACTGCGCGCCTCGGCGGCGCGCGGCGAAAGTGTCACGCCGCCCGATGCGGTCGAGGAGTGGATCGCCGACGTCATGGCCATGCAGACGGTTGCCAATCATCGCCAGGTCCGGTTCGCCGACGGCCGCTGGCTCGACGTGCGGACCCGGCCGACTGGCGATGGCGGCAGCCTGAGCGTGTTTTCCGACATCACGGAGGCCAAGCAGGTCGAGGCCGAACTGCTGGCGGCCAACGAGAAGCTGAACCTTCTGGCGCACCGCGACGGGCTGACCGAACTGTTGACGCGGCGGGCCTTCGACGACGCGCTGGCGCGCGAATTCGGCCGCGGCCGGCGCACCATGGCGCCGCTCAGCCTGCTCATCATCGATGTCGACCGGTTCAAGCGGTTCAACGACCAATATGGCCATCCGGCGGGCGATGAATGCCTGCGCGCCGTCAGCCGCTGCATCGACGCCACGGCCCGTCGGCCGGGGGACTCGGCGGCCCGCTATGGCGGCGAGGAGTTCGCGCTCATCCTGCCCGAAACCGACGCGCGAGGCGCCTTCATCATCGCCGAAACGCTGCGGGGCAAGGTGCGCGACCTCGGGCTCGCGCATGCCGGCAGCGAAAAGGGCATTGTCACCGTCAGCATCGGGGTCGGTACGTTCGACGGCAGCGCGGATATCGAGATCGCCGATCTCCTTCGGCGCGCCGACGAGGCGCTCTACGGCGCCAAGGCGGCCGGTCGCGACCGCGTGCATGGCTGGCGCCCGCATCTCAGCGAACCACGCGCAACGGGTTCCTAG
- the arsC gene encoding arsenate reductase (glutaredoxin) (This arsenate reductase requires both glutathione and glutaredoxin to convert arsenate to arsenite, after which the efflux transporter formed by ArsA and ArsB can extrude the arsenite from the cell, providing resistance.) yields the protein MTITIYHNPACGTSRNTLAIIRQSGEEPEVIEYLKNPPSREKLVELIAAMGMTPRALLREKGTPYAELGLGDPKWSDDEILDFMLAHPILINRPIVVSPLGVVLARPSEKVLDILPNPDIGPFTKEDGEVVVDAGGKRVV from the coding sequence ATGACCATCACCATCTATCACAACCCGGCCTGTGGCACCTCGCGCAACACGCTGGCGATCATCCGCCAGTCCGGCGAGGAGCCGGAGGTGATCGAGTATCTGAAGAACCCGCCGTCGCGCGAAAAGCTTGTCGAGCTGATCGCGGCAATGGGAATGACGCCGCGCGCGCTGCTGCGCGAGAAGGGCACGCCCTATGCGGAACTCGGCCTTGGCGATCCCAAATGGAGCGACGACGAGATCCTCGATTTCATGCTGGCGCATCCGATCCTGATCAACCGGCCGATCGTGGTGAGCCCGCTCGGCGTCGTACTGGCCCGGCCGTCCGAAAAGGTGCTCGATATCCTGCCCAATCCCGACATCGGCCCGTTCACCAAGGAGGACGGCGAGGTCGTCGTCGATGCCGGCGGCAAGCGGGTCGTCTGA
- a CDS encoding ArsR/SmtB family transcription factor: protein MKLEQAAKQLEALGNPTRLNLYRILVRAGEAGRPVGFLQESLGIAASTLSHHLHRLILTGLVSQERQATTLICRANYPVMNDLIGFLADECCADAACNPAADDAAA from the coding sequence ATGAAACTCGAACAAGCAGCGAAGCAACTGGAAGCGCTCGGCAATCCGACGCGGCTGAACCTCTATCGTATCCTGGTGAGGGCCGGCGAGGCGGGCCGGCCGGTGGGCTTCCTGCAGGAAAGCCTCGGCATTGCCGCCTCGACGCTGTCGCACCATCTGCACCGGCTGATCCTGACCGGGCTGGTCAGCCAGGAGCGGCAGGCGACGACGCTGATCTGCCGCGCCAACTATCCCGTGATGAACGATCTCATCGGCTTCCTGGCCGATGAATGCTGCGCCGATGCGGCTTGCAATCCCGCGGCGGATGACGCGGCCGCCTGA
- a CDS encoding FAD-dependent oxidoreductase translates to MVTRNDLPIAVIGAGPVGLAAAVHLMARGLPVKLYEAGGDVAASLRDWGHVRVFTPWRYCVDEAAGRLLESHGWRMPDPEAFPTADDLVARYLEPLARLPELAPAIETNARVVAISRWGADKVRGSERGTRPFMLVVETADGTRRDSARAVIDASGTWRTPNPLGAGGIEAEGEAEFADRIAYGIPDILDRDRALYAGRTTLVAGSGHSAANALLDLARLADAEPGTAFIWAVRGTDLVRIYGGGDADQLPARGELGADVRELAESGGVQLVTGFATLAIREHDGRLVVEGQGEEGLVQLGPVDRIIAATGQRPDLSLTRELRLDLDPWLESVKALGPLIDPNEHSCGDVPPHGHRELSHPEPGFYTVGIKSYGRAPTFLLLTGYEQVRSVAAAIAGDMAAADAVQLVLPETGVCTVPAGRASQGCCGGPAPAEVDACCVADADAKATGKGGCGCAGKMEAAE, encoded by the coding sequence ATGGTCACGCGCAACGATTTGCCAATCGCCGTCATCGGCGCCGGTCCGGTTGGGCTGGCGGCCGCCGTGCATCTCATGGCCCGGGGCCTGCCGGTGAAGCTCTACGAAGCCGGCGGCGATGTCGCGGCCAGCCTGCGCGATTGGGGCCATGTCCGGGTGTTCACGCCGTGGCGCTATTGCGTCGATGAGGCGGCCGGCCGGCTGCTCGAAAGCCATGGCTGGCGGATGCCTGACCCGGAAGCCTTTCCCACCGCCGATGACCTCGTCGCGCGCTATCTCGAGCCGCTCGCCAGGCTTCCGGAACTTGCGCCGGCGATCGAGACCAATGCGCGTGTCGTGGCCATATCACGCTGGGGCGCCGACAAGGTGCGCGGCAGCGAGCGCGGGACACGGCCCTTCATGCTCGTCGTCGAGACCGCCGATGGCACCAGGCGCGACAGCGCGCGGGCCGTCATCGACGCCTCCGGAACATGGCGCACGCCCAATCCTCTCGGTGCCGGCGGCATCGAGGCGGAGGGCGAGGCGGAGTTTGCCGACCGCATCGCCTACGGCATCCCCGATATTCTCGACCGCGACCGCGCGCTCTATGCCGGCCGCACGACGCTGGTTGCCGGTTCTGGCCACTCGGCGGCCAACGCCTTGCTCGACCTTGCCAGGCTTGCGGATGCCGAGCCCGGCACGGCTTTCATCTGGGCGGTGCGGGGAACCGACCTCGTGCGCATCTATGGCGGCGGCGATGCCGACCAGTTGCCGGCGCGCGGCGAACTCGGCGCCGATGTGCGCGAGTTGGCCGAAAGCGGCGGCGTCCAGCTGGTGACCGGCTTTGCGACGCTTGCGATCCGCGAGCATGACGGCCGGCTGGTGGTCGAGGGGCAAGGCGAGGAAGGCCTGGTGCAACTCGGCCCCGTCGACCGCATCATCGCCGCGACGGGACAGCGCCCGGACCTGTCGCTGACCAGGGAGCTCAGGCTCGATCTCGACCCTTGGCTGGAAAGCGTCAAGGCGCTCGGTCCGCTCATCGATCCCAACGAGCATTCCTGCGGCGACGTGCCGCCGCACGGCCACCGTGAGCTCAGCCATCCCGAGCCCGGTTTCTACACGGTCGGCATCAAGAGCTATGGCCGCGCGCCGACCTTCCTGCTGTTGACCGGCTACGAACAGGTCCGCTCGGTCGCGGCGGCGATCGCCGGCGACATGGCGGCGGCCGACGCGGTGCAACTGGTGCTGCCCGAAACCGGCGTCTGCACCGTGCCGGCGGGCCGCGCGTCGCAGGGCTGTTGCGGCGGACCGGCACCGGCCGAGGTCGATGCCTGCTGCGTGGCGGATGCCGACGCCAAGGCGACCGGCAAAGGCGGTTGCGGCTGTGCCGGCAAGATGGAAGCGGCCGAGTGA